The following DNA comes from Diceros bicornis minor isolate mBicDic1 chromosome 12, mDicBic1.mat.cur, whole genome shotgun sequence.
TCCTGCTACTCCTGGCTGACTTCTGCTTCTTTGATTAATCTGCAGCCAGAAACCCAATTACCCAGTCTGATTAGGCATGCCCCTCCCAGAACCTCTTGGAAACCAGGAGGAATGTgggaaataacattttttaagtaTTTCTGGACAAAATCCTTCTTCTTTTAATCTGCTCTCTCTGTGTGGCCTGTCTTTCCCCACGTCACTCCCTGTCATGGTAGGCTGTGTATTTAAGCGCATGCCATTCCATTCTGTGTGTCTGGCGCATGGTAAGCGGGTGATGGACATTAACAAGGTCCAGCACAGGAGGGCTCGGTGTGTGAAGGGAACAGGTGAGTGAAGGTGTCACCGTTCTCCCCGAGTCTAACTTTGCAATTTAAGCCCCACTGGGTttgatttaaataatatttatatagttttaagTTATCATACAATGACCTCTAGAGCTCAATCACAACAGTGAGGTCTCCCTCAGAGCACTAGACCAACAGAGGCCAGTTCTGGAAGATCAGCAGGAGCTATGCCCTGGGGAGAAAAAGGCTCAGAGAGTGGGAGGCAGGGATCTCGCTGAGCTATGCTGAGctctggagggaggcaggaggaccccggccccaccccaaccccaccccatgGGAAGGGGGCAGCTCTTTTGCAGTGGGAGGCAACACATCTTATCTCCGATTTCAGCAGCTCCCAGGAGCGGCGCATAAGCCCAAAGCCATAGCAACAGCTCCCAGCCAGCTGTTCGCAGCTGGCTGACTGGACCTGAGGAGCACACTGGGATGAGGCGGGCAGTATAAAAGAGAAAGCACTTGATCCATCAGGCAGCAGATGCCCACGAGGGTAGAAAAGGCCCTgcagcagccagggcagagcaAGCCAGGAGCCGGGGCTGCTGCGAGGCGAACCTCCCTCCAgcgcctccctcctccctcctctgcctcttcatccACAGCAAAGGCTCCTTTGAGGCTTGGGGAGGGGCCACCTGGCAGCAATCTGGGGAGGGTCCAGGCCCACGCTCATTAAATCTCCATGGGTGGCGTCACCCTGAGAGCCAGGCAGGGGAAGGCAGAGCTGGTGGGGACTTGGAGTGATGTGTTATTCCTAGGGAGGGACGTCTCCCTGGTCTGGAGAGAAGGGTCCAGGGGCAGAATGGCGAGGCAGTAATTACAGCAGACGTCTGCTCAAGACACTGGGTGAGGGAAGCTGGCTAGAACACTCGTGTGGCTTGTTGGCACTATTCCTGGCCTGGTAATTAGGCATTTGGCAAACCCAACCTGTGCCCCGGCTGTCTCACTCACACCCTGTCTTCTGACCAAGCCGCTCCTCCAAGAGCCGTCTCCGAGGATGGGGAGGAAGGGTCCTCCAAGCCTCCCGGCGATGGCGGCATCTCCTTGAGAGCTCAGGGAGCCCTGCTGGTGGTTCTGGAGATGGTGGCGAACCGGGGAGTGTCAGGGGAGGGAAGGTTCTGTATTGCACATTGACTGTCCCCTTCTGGACAAGTCAGCCCCAGTAGAAGAGTCACCTGCTGCCCTATCTCCAGAAATGAAGAGCTTTAATATTCAGACCACCCAGATGAAATGTCATGGCAAATTTGATAAAAACCAAGACGCAGTGTAATTGACACTGGGGGAAGGAAGGGGCAAATAGAGGGAAGGTGAAACCAAAAGGCACTGAGCATGcttggtggggtggggaaggacaccaTCACTCCAGAGACACAGCGTAACAAAGGGACAGGAACGGTCCACGCCAGCTTCAGGCTCTTCAGAAGCCAGAGAGATGCCTGAGTCCACCAAACCAAGTTCTCCAAGGCTTTTCAAGAAACAGGATTTGCTTTGCAAGATGAACGAGGGAAGAGGTCCCATGACTTCCAAGAGATCATCCAAGTCCTCCGACGCCTCACCGCCAAATCCCACCTGGGTCTCCCCAGAGCCAGGAAGCTCTCTGGCAGGGTCCCCCTCTTGCCCTCATGGTCCTGGAGCGCTTGAAGGTGCTGGTCCCTGGGAAGGAGGCAGTGACGAGGACCCACTGGGAGCTGGGTTACAGAGCCAGCAGAGTGGGGGAGTTCAAGGAGTCTGATGACTGGTCCCCACTGCTACTGCTTCTTCGGTGAGCCTTGGAACACGACTCGGAGGGCGACGCGGGCGACTCCTGCTCCAGGACGCTGGGGTAGGTGAAGACGAGGTTCGAGGTGCCCGGAGTGATGGCAGGCGTGGAGGTCACCACGATGGGGGTGTGCAGGGGCTCCTCCCCGTAGAAGCCCCCAGCGATGCTGATGGGCTTGATGACGGAGCGCTGGGCCTTGTCCAGCCCCGCCGATGAGGACGAGGGGCTGTCCTCTTCCAGGGGCTCCTGTTTCACTACCACGGCACCTACTCCGCCAGCTACACTGCGCAGGGGCTGCAGCCCGGAGGCCGGAGGCGATCGACGCTCTTCGGGGCTGATCTTGCACACGGGCCCATGGGCCACCAGCATGAACTCcagcttttccttctccttctgcaGCTCGGCAATCTCTTTCTGCAGGCCCGacttctcctcctccagctcctccgTCTCCTATGGGGGAAAGACAGATGAGTAAGGGACAGTGACCTGCCAGGGAcctcctggagggagggcaggggggcagTTGAAAtccaggcaagaaagagaaaaccagCAATGTCCTCAGAGACTGACCGTGAAAGCAGCCAGCTCACACACCTGGCCACAGACCCCCACTTGTTCCGAGTCACCTGGAGGCTCAAGAttcctttatttctaaagctctAGATTGAGAAAGGAGGAAAGTCGGCTTGGAGCAGGGTGAAATAACCATTGCAGCTGCTATGATTGagtgcttactttgtgccaggcactgtgttcagCATTCCAGGGCatgatctcattcaatcctctAGCAGTTTTTTGAAGCAGGCATTATCATTAACcctttttgcagatgaggaaacaggttcagAAAGGTTTAATAAttggcccaaagtcacagagcaagCAGGTGGGGTAGCCTAGATTTGACCAGTGTATCTGACTTCAGAGTCCATATGCGTTGATGCCAGGACGCCCCGGGCACCCCTGAGGGGGTGAGTAACAGTGAGATTTGGAGGGGGAGGGAGCACAGCAAGCAGCCTGCCTGTGGATACACACTCAACTCGAAGCTGCACGACAGTGGAGCTGTCTACACATACGCCTGGGACGGTGCCTGGCTTGTATGAAGTGCTCCGTCACTCTCGGTTGGATCAtcccagcccctcttccctcttTTGCACTAATTTCTGAAGCACGTGTTTCAGGACTCACAGAACCTGGGAGAACATTCAGTTCATCTGTGCTTAACAGACGAGGAAGCTGGCAGCCTGAGCGGGCATGTGAGGATGGCAGGGTCCCGCTGCAAGGACCTCAGCCCCTTCCCTTTACACAAAGTCAGCGAAGCAGTGAATGCACGTGGAGGGAGTAGATATGGATGAAAAGGTGTGTGTCACCAGCCTCCCCCCCAACTTTTTCCCTAACACAGATTCCTGTTCAAGAACGAGATGATATGGGCCCGAGCTTCACTAAGCACAGTATAGCATATTCCGGAGTGAAAAAAAGTTTCCATCTGTCTCAAGGGTCTGATGAACGTCATGAGCTTATGAGAGGTTTCCTGTGGAGGATGTGGCTCAGGGGCCTGGGTGGCTGGGTCGGGGGTGGGGAGGCGGGGGAGTAGGGTGTGAGGcttctggaggagggagggaggaaagcagAGGGGCCTCAGAGGGCGGGGCTTTTCTGGGCCTGGTGGTAAGAAGCGCCCAGCGTAGACCCAGAGGGCCTGGCTCCTTGAAAGGTTAGCAGTGAGGAGGGCTCTCCTGGGGGAGTCTCCCCGTGGAGTGCTGATCACTGATGGATCAGCCTCACCGGCATCGGAGAAACCCCACTCATCCTGCCATCTCTAACTAACACCTCCGCGGGACATTACCATAGGCTTCATGGAATTCACTCAGTACACATCCAACACCCAAGAGCGAGGGCTCCAGGATGGACAAAGGGAAGCTGAAGCAGGTGGATGGTACCCGGGAGGATTAAATAAAGTGATAGGATGTGCAATTTGTGATTTCCAAAGCCCCATCCTGGCTGGTCATTGTAAGGCCCACCAACAGAGTCTCCCTCATCTGCTCACTCTGAAAACATTCCACCCAGGAGAGTCAGTCCTGGCTTTAGGCCTCCTCCACATGGCATACGGCCCATCCTGTAACGTAGGCTCTGGAGGGAGTTACGTGACGTTGGTCATGTCAAGCTTTCGAGAGGGAAGGGCAGGGCCAAGGGCCCCCAGGTGAGGGCAATTAGGCAGCAGGGGAGAATGACTCACAAGGGCAGAATGAGGTACCGAGGCCACAGCTTCAGGCTCATAGCAGAAGTGGGGAACTCTCCTGCCCATGAAGGATGTGAGAAAACCCCAAGACAATACCGCTCAGCTGGCACATGACCCATCTCCACGAGAGCCAGAGAGCATCGAGACCCCTGCAGAGGTGAAGGAGCCCAGACAGTCAGCCATCCCCCTGCCCAAACTAGACTGCTTAAGCTAGGCTGGGTCACTCCTGCTGGCAGTAGGCATGGGGGGGTGCTGGAACCTTGGGAAGTAGCCCTGGAGCAGACACTTCTGGGCCTGCCCTGGCTCCTGGGGCCTGGTGATGCCAACACTCTCTGCCACCCCTCACCCAGGAGCCCCAGCAGGTCTGAGGGCAGGAAACACTCAGGCCCTGAGTGAGAAATGGTGTTAGGCCTGAGGAAGTTGTCCCGTTCTCTCTCTGGGCCCAGATTGGGGCCAAAGgccagctccctccctctctcctttgcttTAATCAGGGCATTGCTAACCCATGTACTCAAAGGAAGGAATGTTTCTGTCTCCACTGACTCATCTGTAGGCCACTAGTGGGCCAGGAGAGGGGTGGGAGGGCCAGGAGCTCCTGCTCCGGCCCACCCAAGTGCTCCCACCCCACACAGAGCTCCTCACCGCCTGCAGCTTCTCTGTCAGCTCTCGGCGGCGGTTCCGGCACTTAGCTGCAGCCAGCTTGTTCCTCTCCCTCCGGATTCGacgcttctcctcctcttcagggGACAGCTAGAGGCCAAGGTCGAGCATCCTGATTAGGTTCAGGTAAATGGTTcactggctttttgtttttttaactgcaTTTTAAGTAGGGCAAGAAGACCTTGTGGGACTGGGGAGGAAAGCAGGAAGGCAAGAGGAGTGTGGTGGGGCACAGAGGTCCCAGAACATGCAGCTCACCGCTGTCTGGCTGCCTGGGAGAGCACTGGGAGCTGATCTCCGGAAGGAGATATCCCATGTCTGAAGGGAGAACAGGGCAAAAAGGGGTCAGGGACTCACCAGCCCAAGCATGATGGCAGATGTCAGCCCTGATTCAGTGCCAAGGccagagaggaggagctgggacTGCTTCCCCCAAAGTCCTCTTGCGTCAGCCAGGCCTGGCCCCACCCACTTAAGCAGCTTCTTCCAAACCCTGGCTAATTACTCCTCCCCATCGCCCTGCCTGCTCTGCAAACCtcattatccccatttggttaagtacctGGGCCCAGGGTAAGAACCAGCCAGGGGGGAATGTTCCGTTGCCAGAGGGAGGGCCAAGGATGCCACCCCACCACTGATTTCCTCTGCCAGCCCTTGAGTGCCAGCCACTCACAGTTCAACCTGAGCCCTCACCAGTGTGTCTGGCACAGCGCTGGGCTGGACAGGATGGCAAGAGGAGGAGGGGCCCTCGGGCACGTTAAACCCTGCTGCCCACCACATCCCTTCACTCAACAATGGAGCACTTCTATGTACAAGGCACCGCCAGAGGGGTTTGAGATTTGtcaacaaaccaaacaaaaatgctCCGTGAGCTTACAATCCAGCTCCTTACACTGAGGCCGGTTAGGGGCCTCTGACTGCTCCACTAAGCAGGGCAGACATTCTGTTTACATAGAGCCCACCACAGCTGGGACCCCAACGCTCCTCGCAGGTGGAGGAGACATGAGGAGATGGCTGTGGGCCAAGACAGAAAGGAATTCAAATTCAAAAGGAAAGACCATCCCATTCAGTTATCAGACATTAACAGTACACCTCCTTTGTGCCAAGTGCTGTGCTGGGGGCTTAGAAGATTCAAGGGGAATAAGACCTGGGTCCTGCCCTCAATGGACACACAGGAAAAAAGCCAAAGCCACTTTTGGAGAGGGCGAGAGAAGCTGCCCCATCGAGAGAAGCTGCCTTGACTGCGGGCCACCCTGTGAGGGCGGGAGCCACTTCCCTGGCTGGACCCCGATCAGAGTCCCCAGGACACTCCCTGTAGCCCTGCTGCTGTGATGTCCTGAACAGCAAAGCAGGGAAGAGCATCCAAGATGGCAATCCCATCCCTGTCCACACTGATGTGACCCCATGGCCCCAAGGTGCCAGAGCCCACATCTAATTCTCCAAACCCTGGCATGAAAAACGTGCCCACTGACTGCTCAGACTTGAAGTCTCTCCAAGGCGTCAGACCATTTGAGTACAAAGAAGCTCAtcatgccttctagattttcaaaTCCTCCTCCAATAGTCAAGGCGTGTGGcccagagggaggcaggaagctgGCAAGCTGGGGAgacctccagggcctcctggtaCCTCAGGGCTTTGCCCCCCAGGGCTTCAGCTGAGCTGTACTCCTGCCCATCTGCGTCTGCCTTGGGGACCTCCTTTACTCCTTGGGGACCTCCTTTACTCCAAGGACGTCCTCATCATGAAGAACAAGGCCCAGTTTCCCTCTCTTAACAGCTCCTCCCTCACTGTGTCTCTCACCCCTGCAGCAGCCTCCAGGTGGGGTGCACCGACCCCATCCAGCTTGTGACATCCCTGTTAGTCTTCAGGTTCCTTCCAAAGACCTGGTCGTAGAGTCCCAAATTTGAGTCCTAGCTCCCCGTCCCTCCTCAAGCCCGTCCTGAGTTCCAGCCTCTGAAACCCTCCGTCTCCCTGGGAGGGCCAAAGgctccacatcctctcttctGAGAGACACCAGGCAGACTGGGAGCAACAGTCAGATACAGCATgtctgtggccttggacaagtcactgaacctcagattctccatttgtaaaatggattaATAGGACCTGCCCTGCCTTCTACAAAGTTTCTGTGATGATCAGGTAAGACACAGTATGAGAGCCTTCTCTAAACTAGAAAGTGCCAGAAAGAAGACGATGCAGTTCAGAGGACTCCTCTCTGatgctttttctgaaagagtCCACGTTGACTGGAGCCCCAGAGTCCACAGACTCAGGCACCCTGCTCTGTGTGGGGATCAGCTGCCCGACTGCTGTCGTGAGGCCACTTGGCCGAGGCCCTGAATACCTGCTGCTCCTAAACCTGTCAACCTGAGCCCAACAGAATTACCAGGAGAGCCTGATGGCCCTGCTGCAGTCCTGGCTTCAGGACGTGAGGCCCAGCTAGCCCCTCTCACCTCCCACTGACGCGAGGCAGAAAAGGCAGAGAGGTGGTTGTGGTCTATCTTGGCCTCCCCTTACCCCTTGGCAGCTTCTGGACAACTTTTGGCCTCCCCATTGGCCTAGAAGTCTTTCTCCTATTTGGTGAGGTGTCGGGCAACTTGTGGGAGCTGTCAGCATAGGAAGTATTCAGGGGCAGTGACATCCACATGGGTACAGCTTGAGTGTGTCAGCACCACCACGTACCCACCCACAAGCCGCACACACACCCCCCTCCTTGCCTTCTCAGTCACCGGCACTGGCCTCAGAGGCAGCCTCCGGCAGGAGGAGGGCAGTGAGGCAGCAGGCTGGCTCCTGGTAACAGGCTCCTCCCCCTGGGGGAGGTCGGGAAGGCGGAAGTGAGCTTCAGAGAAAAGACCGGAGGCCTTAGGACCCAAAGAGCCAAGGTTCTAGGATGTTCCGCCCAGGCTTCCTCCAAGCTGCCGGATGATCGTCTGAACTCCTAACTGACGTGGGACAAAATGCTCCTGGTTCTCTCCCTCCGTctcaaaaaaaggaaggaaattctccaGACAGATTGTCTTAGGGCACACCTAGGTGTTGTGGTGGGAAACCCACAGGGTCAAGGTCAGTAAGGCGGACTCAAGCCCTGGCTCTGCTACTAactcgctgtgtgacctggaCAGGGCCCTCTtcttgctgggcctcagtttgctcgTCTGTAAAACGGGTGCAGACGGAAAATTAGAAAAGCTCTATCTTTGCTGCTCTATCTTTGCTTGCTCTCTCTACACTGTATCTCTTCCAGATACAGACTTCTAAATTTGGCGTAAGTTAGGcccagaaaagaaggaagagtgtTCAGCACATCTTGCTTTGTTGTCCCGCTATCCCAAAAGAGTCTCTCACAAGCCTGGCTCTCACTCAGGGGTCACctacacacagggagaatgcagCCCACCAGTGACCATAAAGTTAGGCACCTTGGACTCTGTGAAGGAGGCCTATTTATAAAGGACATGATGGTCACTGCTACTGCAATCATTACAACTACAATTATGCTCAGCAACGGTGAGGGGAATACTGGCCGCTTGCTGTATCTGCGACAGTGTCTGTTACACACACTTCCCCATGTcgccctgcactggggcctgctGTTAACACAACCAGCACAGAGTGGATACAAGGCCCAGctttgttctcagaggaatagggCTCCCACGAAAACTTCCAGCTCCTCGGAGCAGCAATCCTTGTGATTCTAGGTATCCTGGGGACTACTGGCACTGGACCCACGATTACCCACTGGGACCATGTTTGAAAGGTCCTTGCGCTGGAACATTGTGGGTCAGGGGATCCCAGAGTGGAGATGGACTGTGGGTAAAATGGGGAGGGTTCCAACGCAGTAACTGGAGCACTTCTCCATCTGAGAAACGGATTCCTTTGCTAAAGTATTTCCCCTTCCCTGGCTCATGGTGGCATGGAGCTGTAGAAAGAGCACTGTACAGGGAGTCCAGGGCACTGCATTCTAGTCCAGACTTCCCTATTCACTTGCTGAGTGGCCCCAGGTAGGTGTGTCTGGGCCTTGGTTGTGTTATCTGTGAAGGGGGACAGGTGGGGCTCTTTGAAGGCTCATTCCCTCCTTTCTGGAATTACGCGTGATTCCGGTTTCTCTGTTTGGCACCGGGTGGCCCACCGCCGCCCTGGCTCACTGTTGATACAGACAATGGGCCTTTTGAATATTGGGTAGATGCTGCCTAAAGAACAGAGGCCCCACCACTTTCTGGCATCCCTCCCTGCCAGGCTGACTCCTTCTCAAAGCTGAGCcccttgagggaaaaaaaggctgATGTTTGGCCTCCTACCCTCACCCCCAGTCAGCTAAAGTAGCTAAGCAGAGTCCTCAGACCCCAGAGTCACTGAGCTTCTGGAACGTGCATTCCAGGCACTTGAGATGGGCTCCTGCTTTGAGTTGGAGGCCTGGGACACCAAGGCAGAAGGGCAAGGACTGTGGGCAGTACCAGCCTTGAGCATGACCCTCTAGGTCTGCTGGGTGTGTTGTCTACACCAGATACCAGGAGAGGGTTAAGGGCTAAGAGCTCCCAGCCAGGGCTCACGGCTGCTTGTTCCATGGCCTCTCTGCCAAGGGTGAGAGGATACCACTATCGGCAGGTCCTGACAGTCCTTCCCATTGACACCCTACCACTTACAACATGCTCTCCAATACGTGATCTCTTTCGAGCAGCAACAAGTCCTGGCTGGCCTCCCATTATCCCCATTGTGCaaccaaggaaactgagactcagatcaAGGGACATGGGTGAGATCCAGGCCTGACTCTCGGGTCTCCAGCTCTGCCCCCAATGATGAGGGTCATGTGCTCCTCGTCCCTGGCTCCCTCTTCTCCCCAGGGCTCCCAGAACATCAACCCTGCTCCCCACCAGTGTGCAGAAAAACGCTCTGTGTTATGAGGCCCTGAAAGCCACCAACGTGGCTCCTTTACGCTGGTCTGAGCCATACCTGTTCATCTCTCCTCCTGCGGCCCACGGTGGTGCCAATGGTCTTGATCACGCCAGGTCTCGGGAGGGCCATGTGCCCAGGGACAGAAGCCAGGCCTGGCAGGGGGCTGTAGGGGTGCGAGCGAGGATACGGGTTGGACATAGAGGTGATCACCGTGGGCTGCACCATCCACTGCAGGTCCTGGCTGGTCGTGATGGCGTTAATGGTGGGGATGAAGGCGCTGCCTGAGCCAGGCATATCTACCCGGAATTTctgaaatgaggagaaaaatgcGATTGAGCCAATAAATACTGAGCGGAACAGGATAAGCAGAGCCAGGAGGCAAAAACCAGCAGAAAGTAGGATCAGTGCTTGGGGGGCAAGCTCAGGACACCGGGTGGGCTTCCCTGGACAAGTTCCAGGCAGGTCCTGCACATCCGAGAATGAGGGGGATCTTAACTGTTTCTGGGGCCTCAGGTCGGATCCACTTCCTGAATGGGGTCCTGGGAGCCCCAGGTGGCTCAGGAGGATGTGGTCATATCCCAGTGACTTCTAGGACAGATGTGGTCCCTAGCTGTTCACACTCAGCAGGCCCTCTCTGCAGCCCTCCAGGCCAGCTACGCCCACATCTGCAGGAGGGCACCCACCTAGGCATCCCGAGCCTCTGAGTCACCTGCCAATTATTCCCCAGGTACCAGCTCAGGACACCTTGAGGAGATCCGCACGCCAACAGCTTTGGAGCAACAAAGATCACCAGGAAGCTTATTATGCCCACTTTTGTCATATTCCAAACAGGTTCAGGATGGGGCTGTGACCCTGTCAGGGTGAGACCAGGTCCGTGAAAAGGTGTCCTCCAACCCATGAGTCTGGAAAGCGGTAGTGTTTGCGGCTAGACTTCCCCTTGCTGTCCTTGCCCCTCCTCCTCGCCCTTCACCCCCATCTTGCCGGGGGCGGACACCCcgcctctctctctacctctctgCATAGCTCTCTCCGTGTTCACAGATGCGTCTGTGGGAAGCTTTGGTGCTGCTGGCTCAGAGTTTTCCCTCCGTCTCTTCATTTACGCCCAGACCACATTGCAGAGCTCTCTGGAACATGCCACAGGAAGCATTCCATTTAAAATATGGGATGGTGACAGAGGACAAAAGCTAAAACGTGCTGTGCTCCTCAGCAGCTGAGCTGGACCCTTCTTCAGGGCAGCTACTAGAAAgcgagaggaggagggagacaggAAGGACCCCCCACTTCCAGCTTTGCAGGGGAAAGCTCCCCTAACGGAATCCTCCTCCTCAGACGATTCCCATTTCCACAGAAAAGTTCTGCAAATCCTTTCTCCCCTAACCTGGCAGGTGAAGCGATGACAACCATCGTAACTCACGCTACTGAGCACTGACTAATGACAGGCCCCGTACCGGTGCTTCACCCGGATGATCTCATCAGTTCTCCCTCTGAGCTAAGAACCACCATTATCAGCACTTCAGAGGCAGAAATttaggcttagagagattaagtaacttatccaagCCCACACTGCTAATAAGCAGTGGggtcaggattcaaatccagttcaGCCTGACAAAGAGGCCGGAGCTTTCAAGCACCGTGCTACACAACCTTCTGGAGCATTGCTTCTTTCTTCCCCAAAATCCAGCCCCCCGAGTGCTGGTATCCACACCCACTTCCCCAGACAGAGCATCAGGTCATCCCTGCCAAGGGTCCCTACAGACCTTCCCTCTCGCCCAGTAGGCCCCATCGGTCTGTTTGACTCCAAATGAAATCCTGCTGTCATTAGCATGGATGTGGCAGCATCCCCCCTCTTCTGGCTCAATCAGACCAACCAGGATTCGAAGTATCAGTGGCAATGGCAGCTGCCACCATCACTGTCTTTGCCCCCATGACAGCAGCTGGGTTCCTGTGTGTAAATAAAGTGAAGCTGACTTAGGGAGCTGGGGACCCTTCCTtgctccctcccctgccagcTGTCTGCCTCCAGTCTGGGTGGTGGAATGTGGCTGCCTCGCCTCCCGACTGCCCAGGGCCCCAGGCCAAGGGCATTCAGTGAAGAGAATGACCCAGAGCAATGGATTCTGGGATTCCATAAGGAATGCTAGCCAGTGCAGTGGATTCTGGGATTCCATGAGGAGAGCTACCCAGCGCGATGGATTCTGAGTTGCACCTCTGAAGGCAAAGACAACTGGACTTTTTATCAGGAGCTGACAGAAAAGCAGCAGGTGTGCATGGGTGTGCCTGTGTGAAGGAGGGAAGGGTGCAGTGAACAAGGAAAGATCCAAGTGAGAAATGATCTTCAGGGAGAAAAAACAGACAACCAGGGATGGGTTGTGAGGAGGCAGAGTACTGAGAACATGTGGGTGCGGCTGGGTACCTGCAGAAGCACTAAGGCCCAGACGGCTTATTCTCTTGGGCTGCTGGATGGGAGGAGTGGGGGGCCTGGGTTTGAGGCCTGGCTCAGCCACTAAGTGCTTTGCCCTTGACAAATCACTGGAGACTCGGTTTCTCCATCCGTAAAGGGGAATACTAACACCAAACTCAACGCATTgtcctgaggattaaataagtagcTACTTGTAATCATAGGCTATAGAAGCACACacgtggttctcaaccctggctgcacatcagaatatgctgaagagctttttaaaaacaccAACGTCGGAGCTAGCCTCACCATTAGAGTTCTAAAATAACTGGTTTGGGGTGGGGTTCTGAtaaggtgtttttaaaaaatgcctgaGGAGACTCTAATGCGCAGCCAGGGTTGAGACACGCTGCTCCAAACCAGTG
Coding sequences within:
- the FOSL2 gene encoding fos-related antigen 2 isoform X1, with translation MYQDYPGNFDTSSRGSSGSPAHAESYSSGGGGQQKFRVDMPGSGSAFIPTINAITTSQDLQWMVQPTVITSMSNPYPRSHPYSPLPGLASVPGHMALPRPGVIKTIGTTVGRRRRDEQLSPEEEEKRRIRRERNKLAAAKCRNRRRELTEKLQAETEELEEEKSGLQKEIAELQKEKEKLEFMLVAHGPVCKISPEERRSPPASGLQPLRSVAGGVGAVVVKQEPLEEDSPSSSSAGLDKAQRSVIKPISIAGGFYGEEPLHTPIVVTSTPAITPGTSNLVFTYPSVLEQESPASPSESCSKAHRRSSSSGDQSSDSLNSPTLLAL
- the FOSL2 gene encoding fos-related antigen 2 isoform X2, encoding MPGSGSAFIPTINAITTSQDLQWMVQPTVITSMSNPYPRSHPYSPLPGLASVPGHMALPRPGVIKTIGTTVGRRRRDEQLSPEEEEKRRIRRERNKLAAAKCRNRRRELTEKLQAETEELEEEKSGLQKEIAELQKEKEKLEFMLVAHGPVCKISPEERRSPPASGLQPLRSVAGGVGAVVVKQEPLEEDSPSSSSAGLDKAQRSVIKPISIAGGFYGEEPLHTPIVVTSTPAITPGTSNLVFTYPSVLEQESPASPSESCSKAHRRSSSSGDQSSDSLNSPTLLAL